In Castanea sativa cultivar Marrone di Chiusa Pesio chromosome 6, ASM4071231v1, a single window of DNA contains:
- the LOC142641011 gene encoding dehydration-responsive element-binding protein 1B-like translates to MDALRHFSDPQYLMGSDISSSGSESDNTRMVNLSYEKVMLASKNPKKRAGRKKFKETRHPVYRGVRKKKSRKWVCEVREPNKKSRIWLGTFPTAEMAARAHDVAAIALRGRNACLNFADSVWRLPVPASVAAKDIQRAALEAAEAFRPAGLDGVSGDDLTRRLENAAAAVTVAAEAEIEPEGVFFMDEEVVFDMPGLLRNMAEGMLLPPPPHWYGGDNMETDSEVSLWSYSI, encoded by the coding sequence ATGGATGCTTTAAGACATTTCTCAGATCCACAATATCTAATGGGGTCTGATATTTCGTCCTCGGGGTCAGAGAGTGACAATACTCGCATGGTGAACTTGTCCTACGAGAAGGTCATGTTAGCTTCGAAAAATCCTAAGAAACGAGCTGGGAGAaagaaattcaaggaaacaAGACACCCAGTATACCGTGGAGTGAGGAAGAAGAAATCAAGGAAATGGGTTTGCGAAGTGCGTGAGCCAAATAAGAAGTCAAGGATTTGGCTTGGGACTTTCCCCACAGCAGAAATGGCGGCGCGTGCACATGATGTGGCAGCAATTGCGCTCCGCGGCCGTAACGCGTGTCTCAATTTTGCTGACTCGGTATGGAGGCTTCCGGTTCCGGCGTCAGTAGCAGCAAAGGATATTCAGCGTGCAGCATTGGAGGCGGCTGAGGCATTTCGGCCAGCAGGGTTGGACGGTGTTTCTGGGGATGACTTGACGCGGAGGTTAGAAAATGCAGCTGCGGCAGTGACAGTGGCTGCGGAGGCTGAGATAGAGCCAGAAGGTGTGTTTTTCATGGATGAGGAGGTGGTTTTCGACATGCCCGGGTTGTTGAGAAATATGGCAGAGGGGATGTTGTTGCCTCCACCGCCTCATTGGTATGGTGGAGATAACATGGAAACTGACAGTGAGGTTTCATTGTGGAGTTATTCAATTTGa
- the LOC142638688 gene encoding BTB/POZ domain-containing protein At5g03250-like produces MACIRLGSKTEVFHLEGQAWLCSTGLPSDIIIEVGETTFHLHKFPLLSRSGVLENLIGELSGEDEKKCTLQLHDIPGGAKTFLLVAKFCYGVKIELTALNVVSLRCAAEYFRMTEEYGEGNLILQTENFFNEIFGYWTDSIKALETCEEVLPLAEELHIVTRCINSLAIKACADPSLFSWPMSGRSAVQSPDETVFWNGIRTATKPHPVSEDWWYEDVSFLRLPLYKRLILAVGSRGMKPERISGSLVYYAKRHLPLLGRQSSFQNGNRAGSTISAPYDVNQRNLLEDIVEILPNEKGVISTNFLLRLLRTSMILHASPSCRENLEKRVGAQLDQAALEDLLIPNMGYSVETLYDIDCVQRILDHFMLADHEPVDPNSNSIVDEGQLMGGSHSLTPMTMVANLVDGYLAEVAPDVNLKVLKFQSLAAAIPDYARPIDDGIYRAIDIFLKAHPWLTDSEKEQICRLMNCQKLSLEASTHAAQNERLPLRVIVQVLFFEQLRLRTSVAGWFFVSDNLENSQNHSGNLALARSDAPIQAGNSLNHLVTVDDMRDRVSELEKECFSMKQEIDRLAKTKGSWNTVLKRFAGKLKSKPCDTNASDCNNSKAPPPSTEPVVNGGENHENGG; encoded by the exons ATGGCGTGCATTAGACTGGGATCCAAAACCGAAGTCTTTCACCTTGAAGGCCAAGCCTG GCTTTGCTCGACTGGGCTTCCTAGCGATATCATCATTGAAGTTGGAGAGACAACCTTCCATCTCCACAAG TTTCCCTTGCTGTCCAGAAGCGGAGTTCTAGAAAACCTTATCGGGGAGCTTTCTGGAGAGGATGAGAAGAAGTGTACTTTGCAGCTCCATGACATACCTGGAGGAGCCAAAACCTTTCTGCTTGTAGCCAAGTTCTGTTATGGTGTAAAAATAGAGCTCACTGCATTAAATGTAGTCAGTCTCAGGTGTGCAGCTGAGTATTTTCGGATGACTGAAGAATATGGAGAGGGAAATCTCATCTTgcaaactgaaaatttttttaatgagatttttgGTTACTGGACAGACTCAATTAAAGCTCTTGAAACTTGCGAAGAGGTTCTACCACTTGCAGAAGAGCTTCATATTGTTACAAGATGCATTAATTCCTTGGCAATAAAAGCTTGTGCAGATCCAAGTTTGTTTAGTTGGCCAATGTCAGGACGGAGTGCTGTGCAAAGCCCAGATGAGACTGTATTTTGGAATGGAATACGCACAGCAACTAAGCCTCATCCTGTGAGTGAAGATTGGTGGTATGAGGATGTGTCCTTTCTTAGACTACCTCTTTATAAAAGATTGATTCTTGCTGTTGGATCGAGAGGCATGAAGCCGGAGAGAATTTCTGGGTCCCTTGTCTACTATGCAAAGAGGCATCTTCCCTTGTTGGGTAGACAATCAAGCTTCCAAAATGGGAACCGTGCAGGCTCAACCATATCTGCCCCATATGATGTAAATCAAAGAAACCTCCTTGAAGATATTGTGGAGATACTACCTAATGAAAAAGGTGTCATATCAACCAACTTCCTCCTTAGGCTTTTGCGAACGTCAATGATATTACATGCTAGCCCATCATGTCGTGAGAATTTAGAGAAAAGGGTTGGTGCTCAGTTGGATCAAGCAGCTCTTGAAGATCTTCTCATACCAAATATGGGGTACTCAGTGGAGACCCTTTATGATATTGACTGTGTTCAGCGAATTCTTGATCACTTCATGCTGGCGGATCATGAGCCTGTTGATCCTAATTCTAATTCTATTGTAGATGAGGGGCAGTTAATGGGAGGTTCCCATTCACTGACCCCAATGACAATGGTGGCTAATCTGGTGGATGGTTATCTAGCTGAGGTGGCACCTGATGTTAACTTGAAGGTACTGAAATTTCAGTCACTTGCTGCTGCTATCCCTGATTATGCCAGGCCTATAGATGATGGAATCTACCGTGCAATTGATATATTCCTCAAG GCTCATCCCTGGCTAACAGACTCTGAAAAGGAACAAATCTGTAGGCTCATGAATTGCCAGAAGCTCTCCTTGGAAGCCAGCACCCATGCAGCCCAGAACGAGAGGTTGCCTCTTCGTGTCATTgtccaagttttattttttgagcaACTTCGGCTCCGTACCTCTGTTGCTGGTTGGTTCTTTGTCTCTGACAACCTTGAGAACTCACAAAATCACAGTGGGAATCTTGCTCTGGCTAGAAGTGATGCCCCTATACAAGCAGGCAACTCATTGAACCACCTTGTGACGGTTGATGACATGAGGGACCGGGTGTCCGAGCTTGAGAAAGAATGCTTTAGCATGAAACAGGAGATCGACAGGCTGGCAAAGACAAAGGGGAGTTGGAACACAGTCTTAAAAAGGTTTGCTGGCAAACTAAAGTCAAAGCCCTGCGATACTAATGCATCAGACTGCAATAATTCCAAagcaccaccaccatcaacagAACCAGTTGTGAATGGAGGAGAAAACCATGAAAATGGTGGATAG
- the LOC142640143 gene encoding uncharacterized protein LOC142640143, translated as MNYLTESAYCDIICYETQLFALKDNGTVEVWDFDLPTLFPTNIMSFRPVIIDFDGKEFPSDKFSTQCYLAESMGDLLLVNRLIGNFVNSEGFAVDESDLGIEDTQPLVCPYRTKGLHVYKLVSIRNTWEIVESLGNVVIFWVKITLCHCPLRIFKGVNPIYYTDDNWDQMNEDYLYGGHDCGVFNLTDGSSKT; from the coding sequence atGAATTACCTTACAGAATCAGCTTATTGTGACATTATATGTTACGAGACTCAGCTTTTTGCATTGAAAGACAATGGTACAGTTGAAGTATGGGACTTTGACTTGCCTACTCTTTTTCCCACAAATATCATGAGCTTTAGGCCAGTTATTATAGATTTTGATGGCAAAGAATTCCCAAGTGACAAATTTTCAACTCAATGTTACTTGGCGGAATCAATGGGAGATCTTTTGCTTGTCAATCGGTTAATTGGGAACTTTGTTAATTCAGAGGGGTTCGCAGTTGATGAGAGTGACCTTGGTATTGAGGATACACAACCTTTGGTTTGTCCTTACAGAACAAAGGGATTACATGTTTATAAGCTAGTTTCGATTCGGAACACATGGGAGATTGTGGAAAGTTTAGGTAATGTGGTCATATTTTGGGTGAAAATCACTCTATGTCATTGTCCATTAAGGATCTTCAAGGGTGTGAATCCAATTTACTACACTGATGATAATTGGGACCAGATGAATGAAGATTACTTGTATGGCGGTCATGATTGCGGCGTGTTCAACCTGACAGATGGAAGTTCGAAGACATAA